A single window of Drosophila suzukii chromosome 3, CBGP_Dsuzu_IsoJpt1.0, whole genome shotgun sequence DNA harbors:
- the Best1 gene encoding bestrophin homolog 24 isoform X1, giving the protein MTISYTSEVATCRGFGCFLKLLLRWRGSIYKLVWLDLLAFLTIYYAINMVYRFGLNANQKETFEAIVQYCDSYRELIPLSFVLGFYVSIVMTRWWNQYTSIPWPDPIAVFVSSNVHGQDERGRMMRRTIMRYVCLCLTMVLANVSPRVKKRFPGLDNLVEAGLLNDNEKTIIETMNKAFPRPSKHWLPIVWAASIITRARKEGRIRDDFAVKTIIDELNKFRGQCGLLISYDTISVPLVYTQVVTLAVYSYFLTCCMGQQWTDGKVVGNTTYLNKVDLYFPVFTTLQFFFYMGWLKVAESLINPFGEDDDDFEVNWMVDRNLQVSYLIVDEMHHDHPELLKDQYWDEVFPNELPYTIAAERFRENHPEPSTAKIEVPKNAAMPSTMSSVRIDEMVGNASGDPAATAAAEAKPPAPGGQVQAPVADSGVQTVTYDFPKGSADEEADDASGIHFSAGNGKMRLGSSPSLVSVSGTLSRVNTVASALKRFLSRDDSRPGSATPSQDQPYKFPASASSASLSGGVVGSATSAGKPVGSLRITQQVIEEVDEQATITSMRASEPRPNVMDIFAPTSSSGAAPSVPLQPPPAHSEPVDIPARPPSYNRAQSQYEPTLFPPGGVDALLSTSAPAGGSPLLLSNAATAPSSPVGESSKSLYDPQKAASRETERPDAPQVFRWFVTPVENMDLRSSNDLLAAAAAQVEDEGDDFDKLKAAREKEKLMRQQKNLARTISTAPGMEATAVPMMPMIPVNVAVPQAQMPTVASSADLLAGGELLSNSTMKSQDAINSS; this is encoded by the exons ATGACAATATCGTACACAAGTGAAGTGGCCACTTGTCGCGGCTTTGGCTGTTTTCTAAAATTGCTACTCAG ATGGCGAGGAAGCATTTACAAGCTGGTCTGGCTAGATCTTTTGGCCTTTTTGACAATTTACTATGCGATCAACATGGTGTATCGTTTCGGCCTCAACGCCAACCAAAAAGA AACTTTTGAGGCCATTGTTCAGTACTGTGATAGTTATAGAGAACTCATACCCCTGTCCTTTGTGCTGGGTTTCTATGTCTCGATTGTGATGACCCGTTGGTGGAATCAGTACACCTCCATTCCCTGGCCAGACCCCATTGCGGTCTTTGTAAGCTCCAATGTTCATGGCCAGGACGAACGAGGACGTATGATGAGACGAACAATTATGCGTTATGTGTGCCTTTGTTTGACCATGGTCCTGGCGAATGTTTCGCCGAGGGTGAAGAAACGTTTCCCGGGCCTTGATAATCTAGTGGAAGCGGGTCTTCTAAATGATAATGAGAAAACCATTATAGAGACCATGAACAAGGCCTTTCCGAGACCCTCAAAACACTGGCTGCCCATCGTTTGGGCTGCTAGTATAATAACTAGAGCTAGAAAAGAGGGCCGTATTCGAGATGACTTCGCTGTGAAGACGATCATCGATGAGCTGAACAAGTTTCGGGGTCAGTGTGGTCTCTTGATCAGCTATGATACCATCAGTGTACCCCTAGTTTACACCCAAGTGGTGACCCTGGCGGTCTACTCGTACTTCCTCACCTGCTGCATGGGTCAGCAGTGGACGGATGGCAAGGTAGTGGGCAATACCACATACCTGAACAAGGTGGATCTATACTTTCCGGTCTTTACCACGCTGCAGTTCTTCTTCTACATGGGTTGGCTCAAGGTGGCCGAGTCCCTGATTAATCCCTTTGGCGAGGACGATGATGATTTTGAG GTCAACTGGATGGTGGATCGTAATCTGCAGGTATCCTACCTGATCGTCGACGAGATGCACCATGACCATCCCGAGCTCCTGAAGGATCAGTACTGGGATGAGGTGTTCCCCAACGAGTTGCCCTACACAATAGCTGCCGAGAGATTCAGGGAGAATCATCCGGAACCGTCCACTGCCAAGATCGAGGTGCCCAAGAACGCGGCCATGCCCTCGACAATGTCGTCCGTGCGGATTGATGAAATGGTTGGTAATGCTAGTGGTGACCCCGCCGCCACCGCCGCCGCGGAAGCGAAGCCCCCTGCTCCGGGGGGTCAAGTTCAAGCTCCGGTCGCGGACTCCGGGGTCCAGACCGTTACTTATGACTTTCCCAAGGGCTCGGCAGATGAGGAG GCTGATGATGCCAGTGGCATACACTTCTCAGCTGGGAATGGCAAAATGCGCCTCGGATCGTCGCCTTCGCTAGTGAGTGTTTCGGGTACTCTATCCCGAGTGAATACAGTGGCCTCGGCACTCAAGCGGTTCCTGAGTCGCGATGACAGCAGGCCGGGATCGGCCACGCCCAGTCAGGATCAGCCCTACAAGTTCCCGGCCAGCGCCAGTTCAGCGAGTCTCTCGGGAGGAGTTGTGGGATCGGCTACGTCGGCGGGAAAACCAGTTGGAAGTCTGAGGATAACCCAACAAGTCATCGAAGAGGTGGACGAACAGGCCACCATCACATCCATGAGGGCCAGTGAACCGCGTCCCAATGTTATGGATATCTTTGCACCGACCTCGTCCTCGGGAGCTGCCCCATCTGTGCCCCTTCAGCCGCCACCCGCTCACTCAGAACCGGTGGACATACCAGCACGTCCACCCTCATATAATCGTGCCCAATCCCAGTATGAACCCACTCTATTCCCACCGGGCGGAGTGGATGCACTGCTCAGTACTTCAGCTCCGGCGGGTGGAAGTCCCCTACTTCTGTCCAATGCAGCCACTGCTCCAAGTTCCCCAGTGGGCGAGAGCTCCAAGTCCCTATACGATCCTCAAAAGGCCGCCAGCCGGGAGACGG AGAGGCCCGATGCACCGCAGGTTTTCAGGTGGTTCGTCACGCCCG TGGAAAACATGGACCTGCGGTCCTCCAATGATCTCCTAGCAGCTGCGGCTGCGCAGGTCGAGGACGAGGGTGATGACTTCGACAAGCTGAAGGCGGCTCGCGAGAAGGAGAAACTGATGCGCCAGCAGAAGAATCTGGCCCGGACCATCAGCACCGCTCCGGGAATGGAGGCCACGGCTGTGCCGATGATGCCAATGATCCCAGTGAATGTGGCAGTGCCGCAGGCCCAAATGCCAACTGTGGCATCCAGTGCCGATCTTCTGGCCGGCGGAGAACTGCTCTCCAATTCGACAATGAAGTCGCAGGACGCCATCAACAGCAGTTGA
- the Best1 gene encoding bestrophin-2 isoform X3, with protein sequence MTISYTSEVATCRGFGCFLKLLLRWRGSIYKLVWLDLLAFLTIYYAINMVYRFGLNANQKETFEAIVQYCDSYRELIPLSFVLGFYVSIVMTRWWNQYTSIPWPDPIAVFVSSNVHGQDERGRMMRRTIMRYVCLCLTMVLANVSPRVKKRFPGLDNLVEAGLLNDNEKTIIETMNKAFPRPSKHWLPIVWAASIITRARKEGRIRDDFAVKTIIDELNKFRGQCGLLISYDTISVPLVYTQVVTLAVYSYFLTCCMGQQWTDGKVVGNTTYLNKVDLYFPVFTTLQFFFYMGWLKVAESLINPFGEDDDDFEVNWMVDRNLQVSYLIVDEMHHDHPELLKDQYWDEVFPNELPYTIAAERFRENHPEPSTAKIEVPKNAAMPSTMSSVRIDEMADDASGIHFSAGNGKMRLGSSPSLVSVSGTLSRVNTVASALKRFLSRDDSRPGSATPSQDQPYKFPASASSASLSGGVVGSATSAGKPVGSLRITQQVIEEVDEQATITSMRASEPRPNVMDIFAPTSSSGAAPSVPLQPPPAHSEPVDIPARPPSYNRAQSQYEPTLFPPGGVDALLSTSAPAGGSPLLLSNAATAPSSPVGESSKSLYDPQKAASRETERPDAPQVFRWFVTPVENMDLRSSNDLLAAAAAQVEDEGDDFDKLKAAREKEKLMRQQKNLARTISTAPGMEATAVPMMPMIPVNVAVPQAQMPTVASSADLLAGGELLSNSTMKSQDAINSS encoded by the exons ATGACAATATCGTACACAAGTGAAGTGGCCACTTGTCGCGGCTTTGGCTGTTTTCTAAAATTGCTACTCAG ATGGCGAGGAAGCATTTACAAGCTGGTCTGGCTAGATCTTTTGGCCTTTTTGACAATTTACTATGCGATCAACATGGTGTATCGTTTCGGCCTCAACGCCAACCAAAAAGA AACTTTTGAGGCCATTGTTCAGTACTGTGATAGTTATAGAGAACTCATACCCCTGTCCTTTGTGCTGGGTTTCTATGTCTCGATTGTGATGACCCGTTGGTGGAATCAGTACACCTCCATTCCCTGGCCAGACCCCATTGCGGTCTTTGTAAGCTCCAATGTTCATGGCCAGGACGAACGAGGACGTATGATGAGACGAACAATTATGCGTTATGTGTGCCTTTGTTTGACCATGGTCCTGGCGAATGTTTCGCCGAGGGTGAAGAAACGTTTCCCGGGCCTTGATAATCTAGTGGAAGCGGGTCTTCTAAATGATAATGAGAAAACCATTATAGAGACCATGAACAAGGCCTTTCCGAGACCCTCAAAACACTGGCTGCCCATCGTTTGGGCTGCTAGTATAATAACTAGAGCTAGAAAAGAGGGCCGTATTCGAGATGACTTCGCTGTGAAGACGATCATCGATGAGCTGAACAAGTTTCGGGGTCAGTGTGGTCTCTTGATCAGCTATGATACCATCAGTGTACCCCTAGTTTACACCCAAGTGGTGACCCTGGCGGTCTACTCGTACTTCCTCACCTGCTGCATGGGTCAGCAGTGGACGGATGGCAAGGTAGTGGGCAATACCACATACCTGAACAAGGTGGATCTATACTTTCCGGTCTTTACCACGCTGCAGTTCTTCTTCTACATGGGTTGGCTCAAGGTGGCCGAGTCCCTGATTAATCCCTTTGGCGAGGACGATGATGATTTTGAG GTCAACTGGATGGTGGATCGTAATCTGCAGGTATCCTACCTGATCGTCGACGAGATGCACCATGACCATCCCGAGCTCCTGAAGGATCAGTACTGGGATGAGGTGTTCCCCAACGAGTTGCCCTACACAATAGCTGCCGAGAGATTCAGGGAGAATCATCCGGAACCGTCCACTGCCAAGATCGAGGTGCCCAAGAACGCGGCCATGCCCTCGACAATGTCGTCCGTGCGGATTGATGAAATG GCTGATGATGCCAGTGGCATACACTTCTCAGCTGGGAATGGCAAAATGCGCCTCGGATCGTCGCCTTCGCTAGTGAGTGTTTCGGGTACTCTATCCCGAGTGAATACAGTGGCCTCGGCACTCAAGCGGTTCCTGAGTCGCGATGACAGCAGGCCGGGATCGGCCACGCCCAGTCAGGATCAGCCCTACAAGTTCCCGGCCAGCGCCAGTTCAGCGAGTCTCTCGGGAGGAGTTGTGGGATCGGCTACGTCGGCGGGAAAACCAGTTGGAAGTCTGAGGATAACCCAACAAGTCATCGAAGAGGTGGACGAACAGGCCACCATCACATCCATGAGGGCCAGTGAACCGCGTCCCAATGTTATGGATATCTTTGCACCGACCTCGTCCTCGGGAGCTGCCCCATCTGTGCCCCTTCAGCCGCCACCCGCTCACTCAGAACCGGTGGACATACCAGCACGTCCACCCTCATATAATCGTGCCCAATCCCAGTATGAACCCACTCTATTCCCACCGGGCGGAGTGGATGCACTGCTCAGTACTTCAGCTCCGGCGGGTGGAAGTCCCCTACTTCTGTCCAATGCAGCCACTGCTCCAAGTTCCCCAGTGGGCGAGAGCTCCAAGTCCCTATACGATCCTCAAAAGGCCGCCAGCCGGGAGACGG AGAGGCCCGATGCACCGCAGGTTTTCAGGTGGTTCGTCACGCCCG TGGAAAACATGGACCTGCGGTCCTCCAATGATCTCCTAGCAGCTGCGGCTGCGCAGGTCGAGGACGAGGGTGATGACTTCGACAAGCTGAAGGCGGCTCGCGAGAAGGAGAAACTGATGCGCCAGCAGAAGAATCTGGCCCGGACCATCAGCACCGCTCCGGGAATGGAGGCCACGGCTGTGCCGATGATGCCAATGATCCCAGTGAATGTGGCAGTGCCGCAGGCCCAAATGCCAACTGTGGCATCCAGTGCCGATCTTCTGGCCGGCGGAGAACTGCTCTCCAATTCGACAATGAAGTCGCAGGACGCCATCAACAGCAGTTGA
- the Best1 gene encoding bestrophin-2 isoform X4 — MTISYTSEVATCRGFGCFLKLLLRWRGSIYKLVWLDLLAFLTIYYAINMVYRFGLNANQKETFEAIVQYCDSYRELIPLSFVLGFYVSIVMTRWWNQYTSIPWPDPIAVFVSSNVHGQDERGRMMRRTIMRYVCLCLTMVLANVSPRVKKRFPGLDNLVEAGLLNDNEKTIIETMNKAFPRPSKHWLPIVWAASIITRARKEGRIRDDFAVKTIIDELNKFRGQCGLLISYDTISVPLVYTQVVTLAVYSYFLTCCMGQQWTDGKVVGNTTYLNKVDLYFPVFTTLQFFFYMGWLKVAESLINPFGEDDDDFEVNWMVDRNLQVSYLIVDEMHHDHPELLKDQYWDEVFPNELPYTIAAERFRENHPEPSTAKIEVPKNAAMPSTMSSVRIDEMADDASGIHFSAGNGKMRLGSSPSLVSVSGTLSRVNTVASALKRFLSRDDSRPGSATPSQDQPYKFPASASSASLSGGVVGSATSAGKPVGSLRITQQVIEEVDEQATITSMRASEPRPNVMDIFAPTSSSGAAPSVPLQPPPAHSEPVDIPARPPSYNRAQSQYEPTLFPPGGVDALLSTSAPAGGSPLLLSNAATAPSSPVGESSKSLYDPQKAASRETVENMDLRSSNDLLAAAAAQVEDEGDDFDKLKAAREKEKLMRQQKNLARTISTAPGMEATAVPMMPMIPVNVAVPQAQMPTVASSADLLAGGELLSNSTMKSQDAINSS; from the exons ATGACAATATCGTACACAAGTGAAGTGGCCACTTGTCGCGGCTTTGGCTGTTTTCTAAAATTGCTACTCAG ATGGCGAGGAAGCATTTACAAGCTGGTCTGGCTAGATCTTTTGGCCTTTTTGACAATTTACTATGCGATCAACATGGTGTATCGTTTCGGCCTCAACGCCAACCAAAAAGA AACTTTTGAGGCCATTGTTCAGTACTGTGATAGTTATAGAGAACTCATACCCCTGTCCTTTGTGCTGGGTTTCTATGTCTCGATTGTGATGACCCGTTGGTGGAATCAGTACACCTCCATTCCCTGGCCAGACCCCATTGCGGTCTTTGTAAGCTCCAATGTTCATGGCCAGGACGAACGAGGACGTATGATGAGACGAACAATTATGCGTTATGTGTGCCTTTGTTTGACCATGGTCCTGGCGAATGTTTCGCCGAGGGTGAAGAAACGTTTCCCGGGCCTTGATAATCTAGTGGAAGCGGGTCTTCTAAATGATAATGAGAAAACCATTATAGAGACCATGAACAAGGCCTTTCCGAGACCCTCAAAACACTGGCTGCCCATCGTTTGGGCTGCTAGTATAATAACTAGAGCTAGAAAAGAGGGCCGTATTCGAGATGACTTCGCTGTGAAGACGATCATCGATGAGCTGAACAAGTTTCGGGGTCAGTGTGGTCTCTTGATCAGCTATGATACCATCAGTGTACCCCTAGTTTACACCCAAGTGGTGACCCTGGCGGTCTACTCGTACTTCCTCACCTGCTGCATGGGTCAGCAGTGGACGGATGGCAAGGTAGTGGGCAATACCACATACCTGAACAAGGTGGATCTATACTTTCCGGTCTTTACCACGCTGCAGTTCTTCTTCTACATGGGTTGGCTCAAGGTGGCCGAGTCCCTGATTAATCCCTTTGGCGAGGACGATGATGATTTTGAG GTCAACTGGATGGTGGATCGTAATCTGCAGGTATCCTACCTGATCGTCGACGAGATGCACCATGACCATCCCGAGCTCCTGAAGGATCAGTACTGGGATGAGGTGTTCCCCAACGAGTTGCCCTACACAATAGCTGCCGAGAGATTCAGGGAGAATCATCCGGAACCGTCCACTGCCAAGATCGAGGTGCCCAAGAACGCGGCCATGCCCTCGACAATGTCGTCCGTGCGGATTGATGAAATG GCTGATGATGCCAGTGGCATACACTTCTCAGCTGGGAATGGCAAAATGCGCCTCGGATCGTCGCCTTCGCTAGTGAGTGTTTCGGGTACTCTATCCCGAGTGAATACAGTGGCCTCGGCACTCAAGCGGTTCCTGAGTCGCGATGACAGCAGGCCGGGATCGGCCACGCCCAGTCAGGATCAGCCCTACAAGTTCCCGGCCAGCGCCAGTTCAGCGAGTCTCTCGGGAGGAGTTGTGGGATCGGCTACGTCGGCGGGAAAACCAGTTGGAAGTCTGAGGATAACCCAACAAGTCATCGAAGAGGTGGACGAACAGGCCACCATCACATCCATGAGGGCCAGTGAACCGCGTCCCAATGTTATGGATATCTTTGCACCGACCTCGTCCTCGGGAGCTGCCCCATCTGTGCCCCTTCAGCCGCCACCCGCTCACTCAGAACCGGTGGACATACCAGCACGTCCACCCTCATATAATCGTGCCCAATCCCAGTATGAACCCACTCTATTCCCACCGGGCGGAGTGGATGCACTGCTCAGTACTTCAGCTCCGGCGGGTGGAAGTCCCCTACTTCTGTCCAATGCAGCCACTGCTCCAAGTTCCCCAGTGGGCGAGAGCTCCAAGTCCCTATACGATCCTCAAAAGGCCGCCAGCCGGGAGACGG TGGAAAACATGGACCTGCGGTCCTCCAATGATCTCCTAGCAGCTGCGGCTGCGCAGGTCGAGGACGAGGGTGATGACTTCGACAAGCTGAAGGCGGCTCGCGAGAAGGAGAAACTGATGCGCCAGCAGAAGAATCTGGCCCGGACCATCAGCACCGCTCCGGGAATGGAGGCCACGGCTGTGCCGATGATGCCAATGATCCCAGTGAATGTGGCAGTGCCGCAGGCCCAAATGCCAACTGTGGCATCCAGTGCCGATCTTCTGGCCGGCGGAGAACTGCTCTCCAATTCGACAATGAAGTCGCAGGACGCCATCAACAGCAGTTGA
- the Best1 gene encoding bestrophin-4 isoform X2, which produces MTISYTSEVATCRGFGCFLKLLLRWRGSIYKLVWLDLLAFLTIYYAINMVYRFGLNANQKETFEAIVQYCDSYRELIPLSFVLGFYVSIVMTRWWNQYTSIPWPDPIAVFVSSNVHGQDERGRMMRRTIMRYVCLCLTMVLANVSPRVKKRFPGLDNLVEAGLLNDNEKTIIETMNKAFPRPSKHWLPIVWAASIITRARKEGRIRDDFAVKTIIDELNKFRGQCGLLISYDTISVPLVYTQVVTLAVYSYFLTCCMGQQWTDGKVVGNTTYLNKVDLYFPVFTTLQFFFYMGWLKVAESLINPFGEDDDDFEVNWMVDRNLQVSYLIVDEMHHDHPELLKDQYWDEVFPNELPYTIAAERFRENHPEPSTAKIEVPKNAAMPSTMSSVRIDEMVGNASGDPAATAAAEAKPPAPGGQVQAPVADSGVQTVTYDFPKGSADEEADDASGIHFSAGNGKMRLGSSPSLVSVSGTLSRVNTVASALKRFLSRDDSRPGSATPSQDQPYKFPASASSASLSGGVVGSATSAGKPVGSLRITQQVIEEVDEQATITSMRASEPRPNVMDIFAPTSSSGAAPSVPLQPPPAHSEPVDIPARPPSYNRAQSQYEPTLFPPGGVDALLSTSAPAGGSPLLLSNAATAPSSPVGESSKSLYDPQKAASRETVENMDLRSSNDLLAAAAAQVEDEGDDFDKLKAAREKEKLMRQQKNLARTISTAPGMEATAVPMMPMIPVNVAVPQAQMPTVASSADLLAGGELLSNSTMKSQDAINSS; this is translated from the exons ATGACAATATCGTACACAAGTGAAGTGGCCACTTGTCGCGGCTTTGGCTGTTTTCTAAAATTGCTACTCAG ATGGCGAGGAAGCATTTACAAGCTGGTCTGGCTAGATCTTTTGGCCTTTTTGACAATTTACTATGCGATCAACATGGTGTATCGTTTCGGCCTCAACGCCAACCAAAAAGA AACTTTTGAGGCCATTGTTCAGTACTGTGATAGTTATAGAGAACTCATACCCCTGTCCTTTGTGCTGGGTTTCTATGTCTCGATTGTGATGACCCGTTGGTGGAATCAGTACACCTCCATTCCCTGGCCAGACCCCATTGCGGTCTTTGTAAGCTCCAATGTTCATGGCCAGGACGAACGAGGACGTATGATGAGACGAACAATTATGCGTTATGTGTGCCTTTGTTTGACCATGGTCCTGGCGAATGTTTCGCCGAGGGTGAAGAAACGTTTCCCGGGCCTTGATAATCTAGTGGAAGCGGGTCTTCTAAATGATAATGAGAAAACCATTATAGAGACCATGAACAAGGCCTTTCCGAGACCCTCAAAACACTGGCTGCCCATCGTTTGGGCTGCTAGTATAATAACTAGAGCTAGAAAAGAGGGCCGTATTCGAGATGACTTCGCTGTGAAGACGATCATCGATGAGCTGAACAAGTTTCGGGGTCAGTGTGGTCTCTTGATCAGCTATGATACCATCAGTGTACCCCTAGTTTACACCCAAGTGGTGACCCTGGCGGTCTACTCGTACTTCCTCACCTGCTGCATGGGTCAGCAGTGGACGGATGGCAAGGTAGTGGGCAATACCACATACCTGAACAAGGTGGATCTATACTTTCCGGTCTTTACCACGCTGCAGTTCTTCTTCTACATGGGTTGGCTCAAGGTGGCCGAGTCCCTGATTAATCCCTTTGGCGAGGACGATGATGATTTTGAG GTCAACTGGATGGTGGATCGTAATCTGCAGGTATCCTACCTGATCGTCGACGAGATGCACCATGACCATCCCGAGCTCCTGAAGGATCAGTACTGGGATGAGGTGTTCCCCAACGAGTTGCCCTACACAATAGCTGCCGAGAGATTCAGGGAGAATCATCCGGAACCGTCCACTGCCAAGATCGAGGTGCCCAAGAACGCGGCCATGCCCTCGACAATGTCGTCCGTGCGGATTGATGAAATGGTTGGTAATGCTAGTGGTGACCCCGCCGCCACCGCCGCCGCGGAAGCGAAGCCCCCTGCTCCGGGGGGTCAAGTTCAAGCTCCGGTCGCGGACTCCGGGGTCCAGACCGTTACTTATGACTTTCCCAAGGGCTCGGCAGATGAGGAG GCTGATGATGCCAGTGGCATACACTTCTCAGCTGGGAATGGCAAAATGCGCCTCGGATCGTCGCCTTCGCTAGTGAGTGTTTCGGGTACTCTATCCCGAGTGAATACAGTGGCCTCGGCACTCAAGCGGTTCCTGAGTCGCGATGACAGCAGGCCGGGATCGGCCACGCCCAGTCAGGATCAGCCCTACAAGTTCCCGGCCAGCGCCAGTTCAGCGAGTCTCTCGGGAGGAGTTGTGGGATCGGCTACGTCGGCGGGAAAACCAGTTGGAAGTCTGAGGATAACCCAACAAGTCATCGAAGAGGTGGACGAACAGGCCACCATCACATCCATGAGGGCCAGTGAACCGCGTCCCAATGTTATGGATATCTTTGCACCGACCTCGTCCTCGGGAGCTGCCCCATCTGTGCCCCTTCAGCCGCCACCCGCTCACTCAGAACCGGTGGACATACCAGCACGTCCACCCTCATATAATCGTGCCCAATCCCAGTATGAACCCACTCTATTCCCACCGGGCGGAGTGGATGCACTGCTCAGTACTTCAGCTCCGGCGGGTGGAAGTCCCCTACTTCTGTCCAATGCAGCCACTGCTCCAAGTTCCCCAGTGGGCGAGAGCTCCAAGTCCCTATACGATCCTCAAAAGGCCGCCAGCCGGGAGACGG TGGAAAACATGGACCTGCGGTCCTCCAATGATCTCCTAGCAGCTGCGGCTGCGCAGGTCGAGGACGAGGGTGATGACTTCGACAAGCTGAAGGCGGCTCGCGAGAAGGAGAAACTGATGCGCCAGCAGAAGAATCTGGCCCGGACCATCAGCACCGCTCCGGGAATGGAGGCCACGGCTGTGCCGATGATGCCAATGATCCCAGTGAATGTGGCAGTGCCGCAGGCCCAAATGCCAACTGTGGCATCCAGTGCCGATCTTCTGGCCGGCGGAGAACTGCTCTCCAATTCGACAATGAAGTCGCAGGACGCCATCAACAGCAGTTGA